Proteins encoded together in one Oncorhynchus mykiss isolate Arlee chromosome 7, USDA_OmykA_1.1, whole genome shotgun sequence window:
- the LOC110528097 gene encoding TRAF3-interacting JNK-activating modulator isoform X1 — translation MEIQKDLRMRRPQMESYDQKLEQRAAKHEFLRDRNNVTTCRSPGHKLEADWKSEMQQKRQIEFQRRRQIVQAATFQADEKQSNKETKVTMRTNRQRVPLIHRQSLISAEDLGITWPDVHSIGKATWITSPPLHGAGGQNKIGQLHSDVSQIFPQTPQQPSLRKSMDIRDKVVTQDQSGLVMLTRQLQQRNACCQTEHGYSTVKETDLVQLSEYLQEALRREDSLKQKLSLLKHTTSTLLLSHDNVWKVCCKEDKMKGKIGALESQLKICVQRLSRDGAKKLLLQSEQQRQELEEMAVASLQRVTDQKNKAQDRAHSLEMALQTAQVESSQCRERYEEERRKCTQLRTSLVQNIDHINLLQSQLEKMMGQDATLESQLLQHRHTEAELHLKINLLEDNLHTCRTQLETWRQQDTMKQQEIVRGQLQDSIEHSLDEQFQPAMSHQSNKKQSMMEANVKRRERRCRPWFILTLFVVVMVVAILTLLLANIPTTRNQLWDLYQVLQEHTEKYLYDMTLPQHCYRPI, via the exons ATGGAGATCCAAAAAGACCTCAGGATGAGACGACCTCAGATGGAGAGTTACGACCAAAAGCTGGAACAACGGGCAGCAAAACATGAGTTCTTGAGAGATCGCAACAATGTGACGACATGTCGCAGCCCAGGACACAAGCTGGAGGCAGACTGGAAGAGTGAGATGCAGCAGAAAAGACAGATAGAGTTCCAGAGAAGGAGACAGATTGTCCAGGCTGCCACTTTTCAGGCTGATGAAAAGCAGTCAAACAAGGAGACCAAAGTCACGATGAGGACCAACAGGCAGAGAGTGCCTCTCATACACAGACAGTCCCTCATATCAGCAGAGGATCTGGGGATCACCTGGCCAGATGTACACTCCATCGGGAAG GCGACATGGATCACCTCACCACCACTGCATGGGGCAGGAGGGCAAAACAAAATAGGGCAGCTCCACTCTGACGTCTCACAGATATTCCCTCAAACACCACAGCAGCCCTCACTGAGGAAGAGTATGGATATCAGAGATAAAG TAGTTACACAGGACCAGAGTGGCCTAGTAATGTTAACCAGACAGCTCCAACAAAGGAATGCCTGCTGTCAGACAGA GCATGGCTATAGCACTGTGAAGGAGACA GACCTTGTTCAACTCTCTGAGTATCTACAG GAGGCTCTGCGGCGAGAGGATTCTCTGAAACAGAAGCTGTCTCTACTGAAGCACaccacctctactctactgctctcaCATGACAATGTCTGGAAG GTCTGTTGCAAAGAGGACAAGATGAAGGGAAAGATTGGGGCACTAGAGTCACAGCTGAAGATCTGTGTGCAG agGCTGTCCAGGGACGGAGCCAAGAAGCTGCTGCTACAGTCGGAGCAGCAGAGGCAGGAGCTGGAGGAGATGGCCGTGGCCTCACTCCAGAGGGTCACTGACCAAAAAAACAAAGCCCAGGACAGAGCTCACAGCCTGGAA ATGGCACTGCAGACTGCCCAGGTTGAGTCATCACAGTGCCGAGAGCgctatgaagaggagaggaggaaatgcACCCAGCTGAGGACGTCTCTGGTGCAGAACATAGACCATATAAACCTATTACAGAGCCAACTAGAG AAAATGATGGGACAGGATGCAACTCTGGAGAGTCAGCTGCTGCAGCACCGACACACTGAGGCTGAGCTCCACCTCAAGATCAACCTCCTAGAGGACAACCTCCACACCTGCAGGACACAACTAGAGACATGGAGACAGCAAGACACCATGAAACAGCAGGAGATTGTCAGAGGACAGCTACAGGACTCCATAG AGCATTCATTGGATGAGCAGTTTCAGCCAGCCATGTCACACCAGAGCAACAAGAAACAAAGCATGATGGAAGCCAATGTCAAAAGGAGAGAG AGACGTTGTCGTCCCTGGTTCATCCTGACCCTATTCGTGGTAGTCATGGTGGTGGCCATTTTGACATTGTTACTGGCCAATATCCCCACGACAAGAAATCAGCTGTGGGACCTTTACCAAGTACTACAGGAACACACAGAGAAGTACCTCTATGACATGACATTACCACAGCATTGCTATAGGCCCATATga
- the LOC110528097 gene encoding TRAF3-interacting JNK-activating modulator isoform X3 yields the protein MEIQKDLRMRRPQMESYDQKLEQRAAKHEFLRDRNNVTTCRSPGHKLEADWKSEMQQKRQIEFQRRRQIVQAATFQADEKQSNKETKVTMRTNRQRVPLIHRQSLISAEDLGITWPDVHSIGKATWITSPPLHGAGGQNKIGQLHSDVSQIFPQTPQQPSLRKSMDIRDKVVTQDQSGLVMLTRQLQQRNACCQTEHGYSTVKETDLVQLSEYLQEALRREDSLKQKLSLLKHTTSTLLLSHDNVWKVCCKEDKMKGKIGALESQLKICVQRLSRDGAKKLLLQSEQQRQELEEMAVASLQRVTDQKNKAQDRAHSLEMALQTAQVESSQCRERYEEERRKCTQLRTSLVQNIDHINLLQSQLEKMMGQDATLESQLLQHRHTEAELHLKINLLEDNLHTCRTQLETWRQQDTMKQQEIVRGQLQDSIEHSLDEQFQPAMSHQSNKKQSMMEANVKRRETLSSLVHPDPIRGSHGGGHFDIVTGQYPHDKKSAVGPLPSTTGTHREVPL from the exons ATGGAGATCCAAAAAGACCTCAGGATGAGACGACCTCAGATGGAGAGTTACGACCAAAAGCTGGAACAACGGGCAGCAAAACATGAGTTCTTGAGAGATCGCAACAATGTGACGACATGTCGCAGCCCAGGACACAAGCTGGAGGCAGACTGGAAGAGTGAGATGCAGCAGAAAAGACAGATAGAGTTCCAGAGAAGGAGACAGATTGTCCAGGCTGCCACTTTTCAGGCTGATGAAAAGCAGTCAAACAAGGAGACCAAAGTCACGATGAGGACCAACAGGCAGAGAGTGCCTCTCATACACAGACAGTCCCTCATATCAGCAGAGGATCTGGGGATCACCTGGCCAGATGTACACTCCATCGGGAAG GCGACATGGATCACCTCACCACCACTGCATGGGGCAGGAGGGCAAAACAAAATAGGGCAGCTCCACTCTGACGTCTCACAGATATTCCCTCAAACACCACAGCAGCCCTCACTGAGGAAGAGTATGGATATCAGAGATAAAG TAGTTACACAGGACCAGAGTGGCCTAGTAATGTTAACCAGACAGCTCCAACAAAGGAATGCCTGCTGTCAGACAGA GCATGGCTATAGCACTGTGAAGGAGACA GACCTTGTTCAACTCTCTGAGTATCTACAG GAGGCTCTGCGGCGAGAGGATTCTCTGAAACAGAAGCTGTCTCTACTGAAGCACaccacctctactctactgctctcaCATGACAATGTCTGGAAG GTCTGTTGCAAAGAGGACAAGATGAAGGGAAAGATTGGGGCACTAGAGTCACAGCTGAAGATCTGTGTGCAG agGCTGTCCAGGGACGGAGCCAAGAAGCTGCTGCTACAGTCGGAGCAGCAGAGGCAGGAGCTGGAGGAGATGGCCGTGGCCTCACTCCAGAGGGTCACTGACCAAAAAAACAAAGCCCAGGACAGAGCTCACAGCCTGGAA ATGGCACTGCAGACTGCCCAGGTTGAGTCATCACAGTGCCGAGAGCgctatgaagaggagaggaggaaatgcACCCAGCTGAGGACGTCTCTGGTGCAGAACATAGACCATATAAACCTATTACAGAGCCAACTAGAG AAAATGATGGGACAGGATGCAACTCTGGAGAGTCAGCTGCTGCAGCACCGACACACTGAGGCTGAGCTCCACCTCAAGATCAACCTCCTAGAGGACAACCTCCACACCTGCAGGACACAACTAGAGACATGGAGACAGCAAGACACCATGAAACAGCAGGAGATTGTCAGAGGACAGCTACAGGACTCCATAG AGCATTCATTGGATGAGCAGTTTCAGCCAGCCATGTCACACCAGAGCAACAAGAAACAAAGCATGATGGAAGCCAATGTCAAAAGGAGAGAG ACGTTGTCGTCCCTGGTTCATCCTGACCCTATTCGTGGTAGTCATGGTGGTGGCCATTTTGACATTGTTACTGGCCAATATCCCCACGACAAGAAATCAGCTGTGGGACCTTTACCAAGTACTACAGGAACACACAGAGAAGTACCTCTATGA
- the LOC110528097 gene encoding TRAF3-interacting JNK-activating modulator isoform X2: protein MEIQKDLRMRRPQMESYDQKLEQRAAKHEFLRDRNNVTTCRSPGHKLEADWKSEMQQKRQIEFQRRRQIVQAATFQADEKQSNKETKVTMRTNRQRVPLIHRQSLISAEDLGITWPDVHSIGKATWITSPPLHGAGGQNKIGQLHSDVSQIFPQTPQQPSLRKSMDIRDKVTQDQSGLVMLTRQLQQRNACCQTEHGYSTVKETDLVQLSEYLQEALRREDSLKQKLSLLKHTTSTLLLSHDNVWKVCCKEDKMKGKIGALESQLKICVQRLSRDGAKKLLLQSEQQRQELEEMAVASLQRVTDQKNKAQDRAHSLEMALQTAQVESSQCRERYEEERRKCTQLRTSLVQNIDHINLLQSQLEKMMGQDATLESQLLQHRHTEAELHLKINLLEDNLHTCRTQLETWRQQDTMKQQEIVRGQLQDSIEHSLDEQFQPAMSHQSNKKQSMMEANVKRRERRCRPWFILTLFVVVMVVAILTLLLANIPTTRNQLWDLYQVLQEHTEKYLYDMTLPQHCYRPI, encoded by the exons ATGGAGATCCAAAAAGACCTCAGGATGAGACGACCTCAGATGGAGAGTTACGACCAAAAGCTGGAACAACGGGCAGCAAAACATGAGTTCTTGAGAGATCGCAACAATGTGACGACATGTCGCAGCCCAGGACACAAGCTGGAGGCAGACTGGAAGAGTGAGATGCAGCAGAAAAGACAGATAGAGTTCCAGAGAAGGAGACAGATTGTCCAGGCTGCCACTTTTCAGGCTGATGAAAAGCAGTCAAACAAGGAGACCAAAGTCACGATGAGGACCAACAGGCAGAGAGTGCCTCTCATACACAGACAGTCCCTCATATCAGCAGAGGATCTGGGGATCACCTGGCCAGATGTACACTCCATCGGGAAG GCGACATGGATCACCTCACCACCACTGCATGGGGCAGGAGGGCAAAACAAAATAGGGCAGCTCCACTCTGACGTCTCACAGATATTCCCTCAAACACCACAGCAGCCCTCACTGAGGAAGAGTATGGATATCAGAGATAAAG TTACACAGGACCAGAGTGGCCTAGTAATGTTAACCAGACAGCTCCAACAAAGGAATGCCTGCTGTCAGACAGA GCATGGCTATAGCACTGTGAAGGAGACA GACCTTGTTCAACTCTCTGAGTATCTACAG GAGGCTCTGCGGCGAGAGGATTCTCTGAAACAGAAGCTGTCTCTACTGAAGCACaccacctctactctactgctctcaCATGACAATGTCTGGAAG GTCTGTTGCAAAGAGGACAAGATGAAGGGAAAGATTGGGGCACTAGAGTCACAGCTGAAGATCTGTGTGCAG agGCTGTCCAGGGACGGAGCCAAGAAGCTGCTGCTACAGTCGGAGCAGCAGAGGCAGGAGCTGGAGGAGATGGCCGTGGCCTCACTCCAGAGGGTCACTGACCAAAAAAACAAAGCCCAGGACAGAGCTCACAGCCTGGAA ATGGCACTGCAGACTGCCCAGGTTGAGTCATCACAGTGCCGAGAGCgctatgaagaggagaggaggaaatgcACCCAGCTGAGGACGTCTCTGGTGCAGAACATAGACCATATAAACCTATTACAGAGCCAACTAGAG AAAATGATGGGACAGGATGCAACTCTGGAGAGTCAGCTGCTGCAGCACCGACACACTGAGGCTGAGCTCCACCTCAAGATCAACCTCCTAGAGGACAACCTCCACACCTGCAGGACACAACTAGAGACATGGAGACAGCAAGACACCATGAAACAGCAGGAGATTGTCAGAGGACAGCTACAGGACTCCATAG AGCATTCATTGGATGAGCAGTTTCAGCCAGCCATGTCACACCAGAGCAACAAGAAACAAAGCATGATGGAAGCCAATGTCAAAAGGAGAGAG AGACGTTGTCGTCCCTGGTTCATCCTGACCCTATTCGTGGTAGTCATGGTGGTGGCCATTTTGACATTGTTACTGGCCAATATCCCCACGACAAGAAATCAGCTGTGGGACCTTTACCAAGTACTACAGGAACACACAGAGAAGTACCTCTATGACATGACATTACCACAGCATTGCTATAGGCCCATATga
- the LOC110528097 gene encoding TRAF3-interacting JNK-activating modulator isoform X4: protein MEIQKDLRMRRPQMESYDQKLEQRAAKHEFLRDRNNVTTCRSPGHKLEADWKSEMQQKRQIEFQRRRQIVQAATFQADEKQSNKETKVTMRTNRQRVPLIHRQSLISAEDLGITWPDVHSIGKATWITSPPLHGAGGQNKIGQLHSDVSQIFPQTPQQPSLRKSMDIRDKVVTQDQSGLVMLTRQLQQRNACCQTEHGYSTVKETDLVQLSEYLQEALRREDSLKQKLSLLKHTTSTLLLSHDNVWKVCCKEDKMKGKIGALESQLKICVQRLSRDGAKKLLLQSEQQRQELEEMAVASLQRVTDQKNKAQDRAHSLEMALQTAQVESSQCRERYEEERRKCTQLRTSLVQNIDHINLLQSQLEKMMGQDATLESQLLQHRHTEAELHLKINLLEDNLHTCRTQLETWRQQDTMKQQEIVRGQLQDSIAMPQKDQLTSCQ from the exons ATGGAGATCCAAAAAGACCTCAGGATGAGACGACCTCAGATGGAGAGTTACGACCAAAAGCTGGAACAACGGGCAGCAAAACATGAGTTCTTGAGAGATCGCAACAATGTGACGACATGTCGCAGCCCAGGACACAAGCTGGAGGCAGACTGGAAGAGTGAGATGCAGCAGAAAAGACAGATAGAGTTCCAGAGAAGGAGACAGATTGTCCAGGCTGCCACTTTTCAGGCTGATGAAAAGCAGTCAAACAAGGAGACCAAAGTCACGATGAGGACCAACAGGCAGAGAGTGCCTCTCATACACAGACAGTCCCTCATATCAGCAGAGGATCTGGGGATCACCTGGCCAGATGTACACTCCATCGGGAAG GCGACATGGATCACCTCACCACCACTGCATGGGGCAGGAGGGCAAAACAAAATAGGGCAGCTCCACTCTGACGTCTCACAGATATTCCCTCAAACACCACAGCAGCCCTCACTGAGGAAGAGTATGGATATCAGAGATAAAG TAGTTACACAGGACCAGAGTGGCCTAGTAATGTTAACCAGACAGCTCCAACAAAGGAATGCCTGCTGTCAGACAGA GCATGGCTATAGCACTGTGAAGGAGACA GACCTTGTTCAACTCTCTGAGTATCTACAG GAGGCTCTGCGGCGAGAGGATTCTCTGAAACAGAAGCTGTCTCTACTGAAGCACaccacctctactctactgctctcaCATGACAATGTCTGGAAG GTCTGTTGCAAAGAGGACAAGATGAAGGGAAAGATTGGGGCACTAGAGTCACAGCTGAAGATCTGTGTGCAG agGCTGTCCAGGGACGGAGCCAAGAAGCTGCTGCTACAGTCGGAGCAGCAGAGGCAGGAGCTGGAGGAGATGGCCGTGGCCTCACTCCAGAGGGTCACTGACCAAAAAAACAAAGCCCAGGACAGAGCTCACAGCCTGGAA ATGGCACTGCAGACTGCCCAGGTTGAGTCATCACAGTGCCGAGAGCgctatgaagaggagaggaggaaatgcACCCAGCTGAGGACGTCTCTGGTGCAGAACATAGACCATATAAACCTATTACAGAGCCAACTAGAG AAAATGATGGGACAGGATGCAACTCTGGAGAGTCAGCTGCTGCAGCACCGACACACTGAGGCTGAGCTCCACCTCAAGATCAACCTCCTAGAGGACAACCTCCACACCTGCAGGACACAACTAGAGACATGGAGACAGCAAGACACCATGAAACAGCAGGAGATTGTCAGAGGACAGCTACAGGACTCCATAG ccatgccacaaaaggaccagctgacatcatgtcagtga